The DNA window TCCGGGTAGTCGGAGGAGTTCCCGTTCAGGAGCGGCGTGGACAGTCCTCGCAGGTGCTTGTCGAAGAACGCCAGCGGATAGACGCTCGACAGGATGAAGCCACGGGTCCCATCGATGGGGCCCAGGTCGACCGACGCCGGGTCGAAGTCCGGGGCGTAGGCATGCACCAGCGGCATGAGCAGTTGGATGTCGCCGAAGTTGGCGTGCTCCGCCCCCGTGATGCGCGCCCAATAGCCCGACCCCTTCAGGTTCTGGCTGAAGGTCTCCCACGACGGGTCCTTCTCTTCACGCCCGGCCCCCAGCATGAGGAAGGGTACGGTGGCCCCCGCCGCGGGCCGGCCGAAGAACGTTCCATCCATGTTGATGCCCGCCTTGAAGCGCGCGTCCACCCGGCACGCCTCGGCCGACGTCGAGCCGCCGAACGAGTGGCCGAACATCCCCACTCGCTCCAGGTCCAACCGTCCCGTGAGCCGCCCCTGCGGGTCGTTCGCGTTCAACGCCGTCAACTGGTCCAGCACGAAGCGCGCGTCCGCCGTCCACGCATCCTGAATCTTGCGATTCAGGGCCTCGTCCTCCAGCGTCACCTGCACCGTCTGGGGCAGCTTCCGCCCGTCCGGAAACGCCACCGGGGCGCTGTAGGTGTGAGCCATGGCCGCCACCACGTAGCCCCGGCTGGCCAGCTCCTCCGCCACCGCCGAGTAGAGAATCCGGCTCATGCCGTAGCCCGGCGAGAAGAGCACGACGGGATGGCGCCCACTGCCCGAGACCATCGCCGCGTCCTGGTAGGAGTGCGCGAAGACGAACCCGAAGGCCGGTGAGGGCAGCTCCAACGACTCGGCGATGAACTCCGCCTCGTGGAGCTGGAGGAAGTAGGGAGCGGGCTGCGCCCCCGACGGCACACTCGCCGGATACCACACGCGCACCATCACCTCGCGCTTGTCTCCCGCCGCCGTCGTGAAGGTTTCGTCGCGGCCCGTGTCCGTCCACGCCCGCTCGAACGTTCCCACCGGATGCGGCCCCTTGGCCTTGGGGAGCACCACCATCGGCGACTTGCTGTCCGACAGGCCGTCGCGCCCCACGAAGTTCCCCTTCTGCTTCGTCCTCGCGCGCAGGCGCACCATGCTGGACTCCGCCGTCAGCACCTGCTTCTGGGTCAGCTCCGCCACGGAGAACACGAGGAGCGCATCCAGGCGGCCATCGCCATCGACGTCCTTCGCCGGGCGCGCCTCCTTCGCGCCGACCCAGACCTTCCCGGACGCATCGCCCAGTTGCGAGGCCCGCGCGTCGATCCACTTCGCATCGAAGGCTTCACTGCCCAGGACCGCGACCTCGAGAAGCTCCGTGACCGAGACATCCAGCCGGTTGGGATAGGTCCCCGGCAGGATGTCCATCGCCACCGAGGGGGAGTTCTCGTCCGGGGGCCAGATGATGGGACGTTCGTCATCGTCGCCGCACGCCTGCAAGAAGGACATGCCCGCGCACAGCACGAGCGCGACGCTCTTCCGCGAGGCGGACGAGAGGCGAGGCAAGGGAATGGCCTTGATATCAATTGAAGACATACGTGTTCCTTTCCTTGGAACTGGAGGGGTCATTGCTCAAAAGGGGGCGCCAGCCAGAAGTCGCAGGGGTGCTCGGCCGCGAAGTCGACGCTCCGGATGCCTCCGGCGCCCGGCGCGAGCGATGTTCGCCCAATCGCGAATCATCGAATCGGAGAGGCCCCGCTGCTCCGAGGTGAAGAGGGCTTCGTCGCGTCGCGGTCCTCACTCCAGGCCGCGACGGGTTGCGGAGCCCTGAAGCGCAGGTCCCCACCGGAGGCGCGGCGAACGGAATGCCCTGGAAGACACGGGCCTCGTTCGTCACCGTCCCACGAACGGGACCACTTCGGGTGACGACCCGCAGGGAGGAGACCGCGACGTCGCAGAAAAGTCACAGGTGTCTGCTTTCGGGATGACGCGGCCTCCGGCCCGGCCATGCAACGCACGGCGAGCGGACGTCCTGTCCGCTCACCCCACGAAGCGCGGAGCCTCGAACACCGGCGCCGGATAAAACTGTCACCCGAAATCAGACGACGGGCGATGTGCCTTCATGAGTCCCGAAGGACCTCGAGGTGCGACGTGACGCCACGCCATCCCAAGCCTCGCCGGTGTCGGGGGCCAGGGTGCGGCTCCGCCGCGGACGCGGTCCGCTTCGACGCCAGATTGAACACCTGGGCATCGAACAGGCCCGGCGCGTCTGTCTTTGGGAAGCCCCCTGCGCCAGGCCGTGGACTGCCGCCGTGCGTTCACGCGTCGCGGATGCGCATCCTGGCCGGTGCGTGTCCCGGTAGGACGCTCGACACGCGCGTGCGGCCTCCACGCGCCTTCTTTTCCAGGCAGCGTCATTCGCCCGGAAGTAGAAAGCAGTCACATGACTGTCCGCATCGTCCGCCTGGGAACGCCTCGCCTCGCCAACGAAGGGCTGCGCATCGGCACCGTGCGCCGCCCTCCTCGCGGGGTCCCCGCGGCGCGCTTCGCCTCGGAGGATTGGTATGACGTCTGGTACCCCGAGCTCTCGCCCAGCCCCGAGGTGGTGAAGCTGGGACAGCAGGCCCAGACCGAGCGGGAGTGGGCGGTGTTCGCCAGGAAGTTCCGCACGGAGATGGCGGAGCCTCATGCCAGCCGGACGCTCGACCTGCTCGCGGCGCTCTCACGCACGGCGGACTTCGCCGTCGGCTGCTATTGCGAGGACGAAGCGCGCTGTCATCGCTCGCTCCTGCGCGAGCTGCTCGCGGAGCGCGGAGCCCGGATGGAGTGACGGCTCCGATGGGAATACGGCGCTGGGAGCAAGCCTTGGAGGGAGATACCTTCGAGGCCACGCATGCGGCTCCCTCTCCTCGCCTCTCTCACGCTCCTCTGTGTCACGGCGCTCGATGCCGCGGCGCAGTCCCCCGCCTCTCCCGTGGGCCCCATCTCTCCCTCCACAGGGCTGGTCCTCCGGGATGACATCGTCCGCGCCCTCATCCACGAGAGCTCCGGCGACCGCATCCACGACCACGTGCAGCGGCTGTCCCTCCTCGCGCGGGACACCCATCTCGGCTACGGCGAGGCCGCGCGATGGACGGAAGCCGCCGCCAAGGCCGCGGGCCTCCAGGACGTGCGCCTGGAACCCATGGCGACAGGCCCCCAGTGGTCCGCCACGCGGGGGGAGCTCTGGGTCTCCCTCCCCCACCGGTACAAGGTCACCTCCTATGCCGACCTCCCCATGTCCCTGCCCGTGGGCAGCGGCAGCTTCGAGGGGACGGGCCTGGAATTGGTGGACGTGGGCACCGGCGCGCTCGACACGGACTCCGCGGGCAAGGACCTGAAGGGCAAGGTCGTCCTCACCACCGGGCGCCCCAGCCTCGCGTTGCGCGAGGCGGTGGTGAAGCACGGCGCCGTGGGAGTCGTCTCGTCCTACTCGACGCCCCCCTGGAACCAGCCCCACCGGCTGGATGGCGACTTCCCAGACCAGGTGGGCTGGGCCCGCGTCCCGCCCGGACTCATGCCGAAGGGAACTCCGTCACCCTTCGCGTTCATGATCTCCGACCGGCAAGGCCGTGAGCTGCGCGCGCAGCTGCGCAGCGGCCCCGTGAAGGTGGACGTGAGCGTCGCGGTGAAGGAAGTCGAAGGGCACTACAGCATCGTCAGCGGCGTCATCCCCGGCACGCTCGCCGGAGAGGAAGTCGTCCTCACCGCGCACCTGGACCACTACAAGCCCGGAGCGGACGACAACGCGTCGGGCTCGGCCACGGTGCTGGAGATGGTGCTCACGTACACCACGCTCATCCAGCGCGGCGTGCTGCCACCGCCGGCGCGCACCGTGCGCGTGTTGTGGCTGCCGGAGTTCGAGGGCACCCGCCACTGGTTCACCCACCACGCCGCGGACCCGGTGCGGCGCGTGGCCAACTTCAACTTCGACATGCTGGGCGCGCACCTGTCCCGCGTCCACTCGCGCTTCGCCATCTCCGCCACGCCGGACTGGAACGCCAGCTTCGTGAACGCCGTGAGCGAATCCACCGTCACGTTCATGAACCGCTTCAACGGGGTGAAGTACCCGCCCCGCCGCGACTTCTACATCGGCTCCGTCACCGGCTCGCGCGACGCGCTGAACGCACGACTGGAGCGCTACAGCCGGGGCTCGGACCACCAGCTCTTCAACGACCACGGCATCCCGGGCGTGTCCTTCACCACCTGGCCCGATGACGCGTACCACACCAGCGGGGACCGGCCGGAGAACGTGGACCCCACCCAACTGCACCGCGCGGCCTTCGCGGGACTGTCCGCCGTCACCGTCGCCGCGTGGGCCGACCCCTCGAACGCCCTGGAGCTGGCGCGACTGGTGTCCCTGCATGGCGTCCGGCGCGTGGCGGACGATGAGTTCAACGCCCGCCAGGGCCTGGCCTCCGCCTCCACGGCGGAGCTCCCCGGCCTCTACCGCCTGGCCCGCGCCTCGGTGCGAGCCGGCTACCAGCGAGAGCGCGAGGCCCTGCGCTCCTGCCTGCCCCTGGGGGCCCCCGCGAGCTCCGTGCAGAACATGACCCGACTGCTGGAGACCAGCGAGGCCCAGGCCCTGAGCCGGCTGGAGGCCGACGCCAAGGCCCGGGGTGCCTCTGTCCGGGAACCCACACCCTCCGAGGCCGAGCGCCGGGCCCGGAGTGTCATCCCCCGCCGCGTGAAGGGCCAGGAGCTGACGCCCTTCGATGAGGTGGCGAACAACACGCCCCCTCAAGACAAGGCCCGCGTGGAGACCGTGCAGGCGGCCATGAACGCGGCGACCGTCGCCCTCCGGGAGCGAGGCGAAGACGAGCTGCGCTTCTATGAACTGGCCGACGCCATCGCCAGCTACGCCAACGGCAAGCGCTCTGTCGCGGACATCCGGGACGCGGCCTACGCCGAGTACGGCCACGCCTTCCCCGTGGAGGCCCTCCTGGAGCTCTTTGGCCTGATGGAGCAGCGGGGTATCATGTCGACTGTCCGCTAACCCAGACCTCACAGGTCTTCCGCGCGGGATTGCCCCTCCCGGGTCCACCGCGCCGTGTCACGCTGACATGCCGCGGCAACCGGGGCCCATGACAGAACCATGACAAACGCATGGGGTTCTCGTGGACCTTCCACCTGGGCACGCGAAGTAGGTTGGACCCAATCGCTGATTGACCTTGCATTGGGTTTCCCGCATGCGCGTCCTCACCCCTGATCTCCTCGTTGCAGCCGTGGCGGAGTTCTCGAAAGGCAACAAGCTCGTCCGCATCAAGGACGTCCTAGCCTGGTGTGAGTGCAACGCGGTCGACTACCACGGCAGCGGCCTGAAGAATCAGGCGCTGTGGGACGCGGACCTGGGGGAGGCCCGGGGCCAGCACCGACTGCTCAAGTTCAAGAGCGGCGAGTGCAAGCAGTCCCGCGTGGGCTGGGCGCTCATCCCCCATGGCGAGAAGGCCCGCGAGGCCGCGACGCACCTGGGCTGGCGCGAGCTGGAGTGGACGGGCGAGGGCTGGGACTGGCCGGGGGGCGTGCCGCCTCCGGTGCCCCGGCGCCCCTCGGCCACCTGGGCCACGAGCGTCCGGGAGACCGCCGACAGCTCCCTCCTCGAGGGTGGCCTCTCGGCGGGTTGAGTCACCCCGCCGCGTAGCGGTGTCAGCCCTCCGCGTCGAGGATGGCGCGGAGGTCGTCGGGAATCGGCATGGGCGTGAAGATGCCCACGTCCGCCCCGCCGGTGTTGCCCACGGGCGCGCGTCCGAGCCACGAGGCCGGCCCTGCCCCGAGCACCCTCGCCACCTGCCCCCACACCTCCTTCACGTCCCGTCGGCGCCAGCCATACCCCAGCATCCGCCAGTGCACGCGGACGTGAGGGCCCGCGAAGCCCTGGCTGAGCACGTGGGCTCGCTCGAGGTGTCTCCAGGCGCGCGGCAGCTCCGCGCGCGATTCCGCTTCCAGCGCCTCGCGCAGCGCGTGCTCGAAGGCCGCGCGCAGCAGGGGTCTCATCGTCATGGCTCCCTCGTGAACAGGCCGCCACCTTCGCGCGGCCCGGGCCCGGGGGACTTGTAAGAACACGCTATCTCGACGGCGGCCCCACCCACTGCACCACGCCGGCGATCTCCGAGGGGTTCAGCCCCAGCGTCCTCCGGAAGGAGTGATTCAGGTGCGCGCTGTCGGTGAAGCCCGCGGCGTGCGCGGCCTCGGTGAGGGAGGCGCCGCGCTGGAGATGCTCGGCGGCCCGGTGCAACCTCAACCAGAGGATGTAGGGCCGCAGCGCGAAGCCCACCTCGGCCCGGAACAGATGCGACAGCCGCCCCACCGACAGACCCACCTGGGGTGCCAGCGCGGACAGCCGCACGTCACCGTCCAGCGACTGAGGAAGCAGCCGCAGCAGCTTCTTCACCGCCGGGTGCGTGGGCGGCGCGGCGCCCACGTCGGCCTGGAGCGCGGAGAGCAGGGCCTGCGTCCACGCCTCGGCCTCCGCCCAGCGCGCGGGCAGCCGGCCCGCGCCACACGCGCGCAGCGGCTCGCCTGCCCTCAGCCAGTCCTCCGCGCGCGCCCCCATCCCCAGCGTCCGCAGCCGCCGCCCCGCCAGGCCCTCCGCGGGAACATGCAGCAACACCACGTCGAGCGCTCCCTGCACCACGGTGTGCTCGACATCCGGCGGGACGATGGCCCATGGGCACTCCACCTCCCGCAGGCCGGCATCCCGCATGCGCACGGGCTCGCCCAGCGCCACCATCACCTGGAACGTGGGATGCGCGTGGGGCTCCGTGGGCGCCATGGGCCCCGCGTACATCAGCCGCTGAGGACCGAAGAAGAGCCGCCCCCGCCACAATCCGGAGCGAGCGGGCCTGGGCCGGGGACTGACGCGGCGGGAGGAAGTCATGACGCACGAGCACCATGCCTCAATGAAGCGCCACGTCACCCGGCTTGTTCACGGGTACCCGCGACCCCAGGCGGGTGACTGATTCAACGACACCGCTGTCCGGAACGACGGCGCCCGGAGCCCTGAAACAAAACCACTGTCAAAGCAGTGCCTTAGGCCCGCGGATGTCACATGACTTGACGCCCCATCGAGCTCTTCCTGGACTGTCGACACTCCATGCTATTCTACAAAAACGTGTCTTTCTCTCTATCCCCTCAAGTGGCCCGGCAGTTGCTCAATGCCGGCCACGCTGTCCGCGGCTGACGGGTGGTCAGGCGGCGGCGAGTCCCCCAACTCGAGGAAACACAAATGTTCAAGAGAGCGGCAGTTCTCGCGGTGAGCTGTGGCGCGCTGATGGTGGGTTGCGGCACCGAGGGTGGCGAGGCGCAGGCCCCTTCCGAGAACGATGAAATCGTCGCCAACCTGGTCGAGGCGGGCTTCCCGTCCAACGACATCATGGTGGTCGATGGGGCCGTCTATGTGGGGCGCGACGCGCACGTGACGCTCGAGGCGTCGCGCGAGATGCTCCAGCCCGTGCCCTTCAGCCCGGAGCAGTACCGCACGACCAACCTGGTCGCGGCCTCCAAGACGAAGATCTGCATCAACCCCACGGCGAGCTTCAACTCCTACTCCCGCCTGAGCCAGGGCCTGGACCTGGCCATCGCGAACTACAACGGCCAGTCGCTCACGTTCAAGATGGCGCGTGGGCCGACCACGGGCTGCAGCGCGAACATCACCGCGACGACCATGTCCGGCGCGGGCGGCTCCGCGGGCTTCCCGTCGGGCGGCAACCCCTACGGAACCATCAACATCGGCACGGGCCTGCAGAGCTACAGCGTGGACGTGAACGAGCACGTCATCACGCACGAGCTGGGTCACGCCATCGGCTTCCGTCACTCTGACTACTACAACCGCTCCATCAGCTGCGGCAGCGGCGGCAACGAGGGCGCCGCGGGCGTGGGCGCCATCCACATCGCCAACACGCCGACGACGGCCACGGTGGGCGGCTCCATCATGAACTCCTGCTTCCGCTCGACGGAGACGGGTGAGTGGACGAGCAGCGACCTCACCGCGCTGAACGCCCTCTACTAAGACATGGTGCACAAGCCCCTCGGTTCCGTCATCACGCCGTGGGGCTTGGGCCTCATGGGCACCGCGCTCCTGGGCATCCTGGCCTGTGGTGGAGACCCGGTGCCCGAAGAGCCTCCTGTCTGCGGCGAGAGCCCCCAGCGGGTCAAGGTCACCGGCTACGTCCAATGTGGACGCACGCTCGACTTCACCCCCGTCAACAGCTACCGGGGTGAGTTCGCCGACGTCGTGGCCCAGGAGGACGCCGTCGTCTTGATTGGAGGCAGCTGCACCGGCACGCTGATTCAAGCCAGCGCCGGCCCCGTGGTCCTCACCGCCGGCCACTGCGTCGCGCGCGGAGACCGTCCCCTGGTGGTCTTCAACCACGAGGAGTCTCCCGACGGAACGGACCTCATCACCGAAGGCACGGTCATCGAACAGGCGCTCGAGCCCGACTACGCGCTCATCCAGCTCGACGTGCTCCCCAACGTCACGCCCATCCCGCTGACGCTCGAGACGAGCGAGCGGCTGGCCATCATCCAACACCCCCGAGGCCGCCCCAAGGTCATCGCCGAGGGCAGGTTCGCGGGCTCCTGCAACCGGCTCGTCTACTACTCGGACCTCGACACCCTGGTCGGCAGCTCGGGCGCGGGCGTGCTCAACCGGCGGGGCCACCTGCTCGGCGTGCACACCGACGGCGATTGCCAGGAGAACGGGCGCGGGACGAACCGGGGCTGGACGGCCGAGACGATTGTCGAGGCCTCCGCCTACCTCCAGGACACCGACCTCGTCGGCCGGTAGGGCCTGGCCCCCTTCGCCAGGCCCCGGCCGAAGCCGCGTCAGTGCAGCAGCGGCGGCGTCATCGGACCGAAGACTCCCTCGAGGAAGCCCGGCAGCGGCGCGCCACCCGCCGCGCCCACGGCGGGAATCTCCAGCATCACGTCATCCGCGAAGCCATCCCCCGTCGCGTCCCCCAGCCACGTCGAGTCACCGACGTGCCCGTTGGGAACAAAGAGCTGGGGATGGTCGAACGGCGCGCGGCGATACAGCACGCGTGCATCCGTGAGCGTCTCCAGCCAGGCGACGAGCGCATCCACCTCGTCCACCGCCAGCACGGGCACCCCCAAGGGCTCGATGGGCGTGCCATCCCGCTGGGCGACAGGGGCCACGTTGCCACCGCGGCTGTACAGCTCCACGGCCTCCCGGAGCGTGTGTGCATCCCCGTTGTGGAAGTACGGAGCGGTGAGCGCCACGTTGCGGAGCGAGGGCACCTTGAACGCCCCCTCGATGCCGAAGCCCTTGGACACGGCGGCGCCGTCGAAGCTCGCGGGCGGCGCCCCGGGGAACAGGCGCTTGGCGTGGGAGAGCGGACCGAAGGCATCACTGCCGCCCGCGCCCAGGTCGTCCGAGGTCGGCCGGATGCCGATGTTGTTGAACCCCTTGTCGATGATGTTGCCGTCGCGGTTGCGCACCGGCCCGTTGACCGCGGCGGTGACACGGCGGACGGAGGCATCCGTCAGCTCGGCGGACTCGTGGCAGTTCGAGCACCGGATGTTCGTGGGGCCGCGCGTGCGGTCGTTGAAGAGGTGCGCGCCGAAGAGGGCCTGACGGCTGATGTGGTTGGGGCTCGTGTTGACCCAGGGATTCAGCGCCGGGTCGGTGGCGTCCGGGTGCTCGCGACGGAAGCGGTCCCAGGGCGTGTCATCCGCGATGAGGGTCGACTGGTACATCTGGAGCGCGATGCCGAAGAACAGGCTGAAGTTGTACTCGAGCAGCGTGTACTCCTCCGTCTCGGGGTTGTCGTCCGCGAACCAGACGAGCGTCTTGCTCCCATCCGGCGCCACCTGAATCTGGCGCCGCGACTTCCACCAGACCTCGTGGAACGCGTCCTTCACCATCCGGTTGTACGAGGCGACATAGAGCCCCTTGTCGGGCCACCGGCTCATTCCACCGAGCACGCTGTCCGTCGGGTCCACCAGCTGGTGCCCCAAGGGACGCACCGGGTCGAGGTGCCGCGCCATCCGCCGCGTCCGCCGCGACAGCGCCCGCGCCACATCCAGCGGAGTCCTTCCCGGCGCCGCCATCTCCAAATCACTCACGATGGGGGCCACCGCCTGGGACGCGAGGCTGGCGTTGGCCAGCTCGACGCGCACTTCGACGGGGTCCTCCCACGGGTCATCCGAGCGGTAGACCTTCGCGTTCGGGTCTCGGGTGCCCAGGGCATTCACCCCGTTGAAGACATTCTCCGCGCGCCCATCCCAGAACTGGCGGTGGTTGAAGACCGCGTTGATGACGGTCGGCGTGTTGCGAGGCTCGACACGGCGCGTCTTCACCAGCCCCAGGCTGAAGCCCTGGGGGTCCAACCCCGCCTTGAGCCAGGGCACGCCCTGGGAGGAGACCACGTCATTGCTGTCCGTCGCCGGGTCCAACGCACCGCGTACCCCGGGGATGAGCAGCCGCGTCAACGGGAAGTCCTCCGGCTCGAGCTGGTGGTTGGGACCCGCCGTGGTGAAGGAGAGGTCAGCGCTGGGGACGTGGTTGAGCCCGGGGCTGAGCTGATTCTTCGACCGGGGGTCCGCGCCCGCCCGGAAGTGGCAGGTGGCGCAGGCGGTCTTCCCGTCGCTGCCCACCTGCATGTCCCAGAACAGCGCCTTGCCCAACGCGATGGCCGCCTGTTCGTTCTTCACGAAGTCAGACAGGTTGGAAGGTCTGGGCACCGCTATCGCGCGCAAGTCTCCTGGCAGATTGGTCAGGTCACTCGCGGGAGGAGGATTCTGCACGCGGGAGATGACCATCTCTTGCGTGTGTCGGGCCAGCTCCTCCGTGCCCTTGGGACGCGTCGTC is part of the Myxococcus landrumus genome and encodes:
- a CDS encoding alpha/beta hydrolase family protein gives rise to the protein MSSIDIKAIPLPRLSSASRKSVALVLCAGMSFLQACGDDDERPIIWPPDENSPSVAMDILPGTYPNRLDVSVTELLEVAVLGSEAFDAKWIDARASQLGDASGKVWVGAKEARPAKDVDGDGRLDALLVFSVAELTQKQVLTAESSMVRLRARTKQKGNFVGRDGLSDSKSPMVVLPKAKGPHPVGTFERAWTDTGRDETFTTAAGDKREVMVRVWYPASVPSGAQPAPYFLQLHEAEFIAESLELPSPAFGFVFAHSYQDAAMVSGSGRHPVVLFSPGYGMSRILYSAVAEELASRGYVVAAMAHTYSAPVAFPDGRKLPQTVQVTLEDEALNRKIQDAWTADARFVLDQLTALNANDPQGRLTGRLDLERVGMFGHSFGGSTSAEACRVDARFKAGINMDGTFFGRPAAGATVPFLMLGAGREEKDPSWETFSQNLKGSGYWARITGAEHANFGDIQLLMPLVHAYAPDFDPASVDLGPIDGTRGFILSSVYPLAFFDKHLRGLSTPLLNGNSSDYPEVDLAVYPR
- a CDS encoding DUF488 domain-containing protein; its protein translation is MTVRIVRLGTPRLANEGLRIGTVRRPPRGVPAARFASEDWYDVWYPELSPSPEVVKLGQQAQTEREWAVFARKFRTEMAEPHASRTLDLLAALSRTADFAVGCYCEDEARCHRSLLRELLAERGARME
- a CDS encoding M28 family peptidase, yielding MRLPLLASLTLLCVTALDAAAQSPASPVGPISPSTGLVLRDDIVRALIHESSGDRIHDHVQRLSLLARDTHLGYGEAARWTEAAAKAAGLQDVRLEPMATGPQWSATRGELWVSLPHRYKVTSYADLPMSLPVGSGSFEGTGLELVDVGTGALDTDSAGKDLKGKVVLTTGRPSLALREAVVKHGAVGVVSSYSTPPWNQPHRLDGDFPDQVGWARVPPGLMPKGTPSPFAFMISDRQGRELRAQLRSGPVKVDVSVAVKEVEGHYSIVSGVIPGTLAGEEVVLTAHLDHYKPGADDNASGSATVLEMVLTYTTLIQRGVLPPPARTVRVLWLPEFEGTRHWFTHHAADPVRRVANFNFDMLGAHLSRVHSRFAISATPDWNASFVNAVSESTVTFMNRFNGVKYPPRRDFYIGSVTGSRDALNARLERYSRGSDHQLFNDHGIPGVSFTTWPDDAYHTSGDRPENVDPTQLHRAAFAGLSAVTVAAWADPSNALELARLVSLHGVRRVADDEFNARQGLASASTAELPGLYRLARASVRAGYQREREALRSCLPLGAPASSVQNMTRLLETSEAQALSRLEADAKARGASVREPTPSEAERRARSVIPRRVKGQELTPFDEVANNTPPQDKARVETVQAAMNAATVALRERGEDELRFYELADAIASYANGKRSVADIRDAAYAEYGHAFPVEALLELFGLMEQRGIMSTVR
- a CDS encoding DUF3703 domain-containing protein, coding for MTMRPLLRAAFEHALREALEAESRAELPRAWRHLERAHVLSQGFAGPHVRVHWRMLGYGWRRRDVKEVWGQVARVLGAGPASWLGRAPVGNTGGADVGIFTPMPIPDDLRAILDAEG
- a CDS encoding helix-turn-helix transcriptional regulator, coding for MTSSRRVSPRPRPARSGLWRGRLFFGPQRLMYAGPMAPTEPHAHPTFQVMVALGEPVRMRDAGLREVECPWAIVPPDVEHTVVQGALDVVLLHVPAEGLAGRRLRTLGMGARAEDWLRAGEPLRACGAGRLPARWAEAEAWTQALLSALQADVGAAPPTHPAVKKLLRLLPQSLDGDVRLSALAPQVGLSVGRLSHLFRAEVGFALRPYILWLRLHRAAEHLQRGASLTEAAHAAGFTDSAHLNHSFRRTLGLNPSEIAGVVQWVGPPSR
- a CDS encoding zinc-dependent metalloprotease, producing MFKRAAVLAVSCGALMVGCGTEGGEAQAPSENDEIVANLVEAGFPSNDIMVVDGAVYVGRDAHVTLEASREMLQPVPFSPEQYRTTNLVAASKTKICINPTASFNSYSRLSQGLDLAIANYNGQSLTFKMARGPTTGCSANITATTMSGAGGSAGFPSGGNPYGTINIGTGLQSYSVDVNEHVITHELGHAIGFRHSDYYNRSISCGSGGNEGAAGVGAIHIANTPTTATVGGSIMNSCFRSTETGEWTSSDLTALNALY
- a CDS encoding trypsin-like serine peptidase; translated protein: MVHKPLGSVITPWGLGLMGTALLGILACGGDPVPEEPPVCGESPQRVKVTGYVQCGRTLDFTPVNSYRGEFADVVAQEDAVVLIGGSCTGTLIQASAGPVVLTAGHCVARGDRPLVVFNHEESPDGTDLITEGTVIEQALEPDYALIQLDVLPNVTPIPLTLETSERLAIIQHPRGRPKVIAEGRFAGSCNRLVYYSDLDTLVGSSGAGVLNRRGHLLGVHTDGDCQENGRGTNRGWTAETIVEASAYLQDTDLVGR
- a CDS encoding cytochrome-c peroxidase; its protein translation is MLGTAALVVSCSDAEETTRPKGTEELARHTQEMVISRVQNPPPASDLTNLPGDLRAIAVPRPSNLSDFVKNEQAAIALGKALFWDMQVGSDGKTACATCHFRAGADPRSKNQLSPGLNHVPSADLSFTTAGPNHQLEPEDFPLTRLLIPGVRGALDPATDSNDVVSSQGVPWLKAGLDPQGFSLGLVKTRRVEPRNTPTVINAVFNHRQFWDGRAENVFNGVNALGTRDPNAKVYRSDDPWEDPVEVRVELANASLASQAVAPIVSDLEMAAPGRTPLDVARALSRRTRRMARHLDPVRPLGHQLVDPTDSVLGGMSRWPDKGLYVASYNRMVKDAFHEVWWKSRRQIQVAPDGSKTLVWFADDNPETEEYTLLEYNFSLFFGIALQMYQSTLIADDTPWDRFRREHPDATDPALNPWVNTSPNHISRQALFGAHLFNDRTRGPTNIRCSNCHESAELTDASVRRVTAAVNGPVRNRDGNIIDKGFNNIGIRPTSDDLGAGGSDAFGPLSHAKRLFPGAPPASFDGAAVSKGFGIEGAFKVPSLRNVALTAPYFHNGDAHTLREAVELYSRGGNVAPVAQRDGTPIEPLGVPVLAVDEVDALVAWLETLTDARVLYRRAPFDHPQLFVPNGHVGDSTWLGDATGDGFADDVMLEIPAVGAAGGAPLPGFLEGVFGPMTPPLLH